The Streptomyces laurentii genome contains a region encoding:
- a CDS encoding hypothetical protein (identified by MetaGeneAnnotator; putative;~sequence version:1), producing the protein MTTPADDARLRDDLARLLPPPAVPDLSPLRHQTLKHRVLNAAEARPHHGRSRRFVLPVATGAALTAALTLAVVNVESAPQPAPRRDAAVTASSASQVLGRAALAASETPQATVRPDQFVYIESVVAHAGRSAGGGPATTAPAHRRQVWLSADGTREGLLREEGSPDTALGVSGPVETIDHRGATPRPGVLGRPEPSVTDPTHTFVAALPTDPEALLRLVYDQTRPADAGTDPHQRAFTAIGTLLAETWAPPRVTAALYEAAARIPGTTVLPAATDAAGREGVAVARTAEGEQTQWIFDRGTSAFLGERTVLTRATSAGPAGTVLGTTAVLTKAAAGRPGIRPAG; encoded by the coding sequence ATGACGACCCCCGCCGACGACGCCCGCCTCCGCGACGACCTCGCGCGCCTGCTGCCGCCCCCGGCCGTCCCCGACCTGTCGCCGCTGCGTCACCAGACGCTGAAGCACCGCGTCCTGAACGCCGCCGAGGCCCGGCCGCACCACGGCCGCTCCCGCCGGTTCGTACTGCCCGTCGCGACCGGTGCCGCGCTCACCGCCGCCCTCACCCTCGCCGTGGTCAACGTCGAGTCGGCCCCGCAGCCCGCCCCGCGCCGGGACGCGGCCGTCACCGCGTCCAGCGCCTCCCAGGTGCTCGGCCGGGCCGCGCTCGCCGCCTCCGAGACCCCCCAGGCCACCGTCCGCCCCGACCAGTTCGTCTACATCGAGAGCGTGGTGGCCCACGCCGGACGCTCGGCCGGCGGCGGCCCCGCCACCACGGCACCGGCCCACCGCAGGCAGGTGTGGCTGTCCGCCGACGGCACGCGCGAGGGTCTGCTGCGCGAGGAGGGCTCACCCGACACGGCGCTCGGCGTGAGCGGCCCGGTCGAGACGATCGACCACCGGGGCGCCACCCCCCGCCCCGGCGTTCTCGGCCGGCCGGAGCCCTCGGTCACCGACCCGACGCACACCTTCGTGGCCGCGCTGCCCACCGACCCCGAGGCCCTGCTCCGTCTCGTCTACGACCAGACGCGGCCCGCCGACGCCGGCACCGACCCGCATCAGCGGGCGTTCACCGCCATCGGCACGCTGCTCGCCGAGACCTGGGCGCCGCCGCGGGTGACCGCCGCGCTGTACGAGGCGGCGGCCCGGATCCCGGGCACCACCGTGCTGCCGGCCGCGACCGACGCGGCCGGACGCGAGGGCGTCGCCGTGGCCCGTACGGCCGAGGGCGAGCAGACCCAGTGGATCTTCGACCGCGGCACCTCCGCCTTCCTCGGCGAACGCACGGTCCTCACCCGCGCCACCTCCGCGGGCCCGGCCGGCACGGTGCTCGGCACGACCGCCGTCCTCACCAAGGCGGCGGCCGGCCGGCCGGGAATCCGCCCGGCCGGCTGA
- a CDS encoding sigma factor (DNA-directed RNA polymerase specialized sigma subunit, sigma24 homolog [Transcription]; COG1595;~Sigma-70 region 2; pfam04542;~identified by MetaGeneAnnotator; putative;~sigma factor [Streptomyces venezuelae ATCC10712]): MRDRFRAGDLAALGEAYDEHAGVLYRYALRVCGDPATAEDVVSSAFLEAWRGRGRLHADGGSLRPWLLGIVTNVLRGTARQARRRDAAHARLADRGVLPDFSEDVVARLADAEQLRAARVALTRLRRRDREVFSLVVWAGLDYAAAAEALGIPVGTVRSRLSRARDRLRALADEELRAGRRARARAGAATATSAAGAGPAPRTDAAGPATFADVAGSAMFADAEAADRAGGPVPGDHGSAATPAPLLVSHRPSPEC; the protein is encoded by the coding sequence ATGAGAGATCGTTTCCGTGCCGGGGATCTCGCGGCACTCGGCGAGGCGTACGACGAGCACGCGGGCGTGCTCTACCGGTACGCCCTGCGGGTGTGCGGCGATCCGGCCACGGCCGAGGACGTCGTGTCCTCGGCCTTCCTGGAGGCCTGGCGCGGCCGGGGCCGGCTGCACGCCGACGGCGGAAGTCTGCGCCCCTGGCTCCTCGGCATCGTCACCAACGTGCTGCGCGGCACCGCCCGCCAGGCCCGCCGCCGCGACGCCGCGCACGCCAGACTCGCCGACCGCGGCGTCCTGCCCGACTTCTCCGAGGACGTGGTGGCCCGCCTCGCCGACGCCGAACAACTGCGCGCCGCGCGCGTCGCCCTGACCCGGCTGCGCCGCCGCGACCGGGAGGTCTTCTCCCTGGTGGTGTGGGCCGGCCTCGACTACGCGGCGGCGGCCGAAGCGCTCGGCATCCCCGTCGGCACGGTCCGCTCCCGCCTCTCCCGCGCCCGGGACCGGCTGCGGGCCCTCGCCGACGAGGAACTGCGCGCGGGCCGCCGTGCCCGGGCCCGTGCCGGGGCCGCCACCGCAACCTCGGCGGCGGGCGCCGGTCCGGCCCCTCGTACCGACGCCGCCGGCCCTGCCACCTTCGCCGACGTAGCCGGCTCTGCCATGTTCGCCGATGCCGAAGCCGCCGACCGCGCCGGCGGTCCAGTCCCAGGGGACCACGGCTCCGCCGCCACCCCCGCCCCCCTTCTCGTGTCCCACCGTCCCTCCCCGGAGTGCTGA
- a CDS encoding ferredoxin--NADP+ reductase (4Fe-4S binding domain; cl02805;~Ferredoxin [Energyproduction and conversion];~Rossmann-fold NAD(P)(+)-binding proteins; cl09931;~ferredoxin--NADP+ reductase [Amycolatopsis mediterranei U32];~ferredoxin-NADP+ reductase;~identified by MetaGeneAnnotator; putative): MTYAITQTCCNDATCVAVCPVNCIHPTPDEPDFGRTEMLYVDPAACIDCGACADACPVDAILPADALAAAGLERYAEINAAFYERGAPRTAPEDGPVFHAWGAPSFARTLPADFAPIRVAVVGTGPAGMYAAEDLLLHTGAEVTLIDRLPVAGGLVRYGVAPDHPATKRIGDTFARFHTHPRVRMYLGVDIGTDVTAEELAAHHDAVVYAVGAAGDRRLGIPGEELPGSVPAGSFVAWYNAHPEVAPDAVGLSGTARVVVVGTGNVALDAARVLVADPDALASTDIADHALAALRDSAVREVVLLARRGPEDLACTASELLALGRLPGVRLVVDDHDPRIRAAIEAASPADKAALLRDAEHERVDWGAAPGARAGAGERRIVFRFHSAPEEILDAAVRVTGAAGPVAVPAGLVLRAVGYRGVPVAGLPFDEATGTVPHLGGRVEGMPGGYVAGWIKRGPSGGIGANRTCAAETVGSLLADAVDGTLPAPTGTARAFDRLVRGRVRHVVDARGLAAIERAERARGKESGRPRVKLGTVPELVAAARARRRLLR, from the coding sequence ATGACCTACGCCATCACCCAGACGTGCTGCAACGACGCCACCTGCGTCGCCGTCTGCCCCGTCAACTGCATCCATCCCACGCCCGACGAGCCCGACTTCGGCCGGACCGAGATGCTCTACGTCGACCCGGCGGCCTGCATCGACTGCGGCGCCTGCGCCGACGCCTGCCCGGTCGACGCGATCCTGCCCGCGGACGCCCTGGCCGCCGCCGGGCTGGAGCGGTACGCGGAGATCAACGCGGCCTTCTACGAGCGGGGCGCGCCCCGCACCGCTCCCGAGGACGGGCCCGTCTTCCACGCCTGGGGCGCGCCGTCGTTCGCGCGGACGCTCCCCGCCGACTTCGCGCCGATCCGGGTCGCTGTCGTCGGCACCGGCCCGGCCGGGATGTACGCCGCGGAGGACCTGCTCCTTCACACCGGCGCCGAGGTGACCCTGATCGACCGGCTGCCGGTGGCCGGCGGCCTCGTCCGCTACGGCGTGGCGCCCGACCACCCGGCGACCAAGCGGATCGGCGACACCTTCGCCCGCTTCCACACCCACCCGCGGGTCCGCATGTACCTCGGTGTCGACATCGGTACGGACGTCACGGCGGAGGAACTGGCCGCGCATCACGACGCCGTCGTGTACGCGGTCGGCGCGGCCGGCGACCGGCGGCTCGGCATCCCCGGCGAGGAGCTGCCCGGCAGCGTCCCGGCGGGCTCCTTCGTCGCCTGGTACAACGCGCACCCCGAGGTCGCGCCGGACGCGGTCGGCCTGTCCGGCACCGCGCGGGTCGTGGTGGTCGGCACCGGGAACGTCGCGCTCGACGCCGCCCGCGTCCTCGTCGCGGACCCGGACGCGCTCGCCTCGACGGACATCGCCGACCACGCGCTGGCGGCGCTGCGGGACTCCGCCGTACGCGAGGTGGTGCTGCTCGCCCGGCGCGGCCCCGAGGACCTCGCCTGCACCGCGTCCGAACTGCTCGCCCTGGGGCGGCTGCCGGGCGTGCGTCTGGTCGTGGACGACCACGATCCGCGGATCCGGGCGGCGATCGAGGCGGCCTCACCGGCGGACAAGGCGGCGCTGCTGCGGGACGCGGAGCACGAGCGGGTGGACTGGGGCGCGGCGCCGGGCGCTCGGGCGGGCGCGGGCGAGCGGCGGATCGTGTTCCGCTTCCATTCCGCGCCCGAGGAGATCCTGGACGCCGCGGTACGGGTGACGGGCGCGGCCGGTCCGGTCGCCGTGCCGGCCGGTCTCGTCCTGCGGGCGGTCGGCTATCGCGGGGTGCCGGTGGCCGGTCTGCCGTTCGACGAGGCGACGGGCACCGTCCCGCACCTGGGCGGCCGGGTCGAAGGGATGCCCGGCGGCTACGTCGCCGGCTGGATCAAGCGCGGCCCCTCGGGCGGCATCGGCGCCAACCGCACCTGCGCGGCCGAGACGGTGGGCTCGCTCCTGGCCGACGCGGTCGACGGCACGCTGCCGGCCCCGACGGGTACGGCCCGGGCCTTCGACCGGCTGGTCCGCGGCCGGGTCCGGCACGTGGTCGACGCGCGCGGTCTCGCGGCCATCGAGCGGGCCGAGCGGGCGCGCGGCAAGGAGTCCGGCCGCCCGCGCGTGAAGCTCGGCACCGTACCGGAGCTGGTCGCGGCGGCCCGGGCGCGGCGCCGGCTGCTGCGCTGA
- a CDS encoding peptidase S8/S53 subtilisin kexin sedolisin (identified by MetaGeneAnnotator; putative;~sequence version:1) has protein sequence MNDSSNSPAPATSTTTRRRVLRGLAVTTAATAALCIPAAASATPATPGARRPKAGATSATYTLTLVHRSRTGAPTSSFRTQLTALSGPDAGTSLLAPEAASGTVTVQVPAGRYLLDSTISTKETDDTEHRGIDWLVQPRLDVDRDATIVLDARTTHPVDIRPPVADAEFETCGAFIEVTYEGTTGFANLVSYTPDTRLAHLGPATESGAVRTWVDAYWNRTVGTCILGYTFRTDRALDGLVRHPAPGDLTTLVVRAAPGEPGAGAATLDVSPSSGPSPSIARALTPPDSLTYLVTPERGPFDLVYASSAEPEKTPNIYYALGVGLTAGTTKVVTFDTPVFGPALDSSPGARSAAQRTGNALDVTVPLLADGDGHRPSAPLFTAATTTLYRDGALVGTRRGTPGQGSFTLPSGRATYLLTATATRPRGSVTAAWTFTSAKTTTATELPLSAVRFSPELGIDGTAPARTASTVGVTVLGAAERSGVRSLVVSVSTDQGASWTAVPVTGGRIAFTTPGDGGAVSLRAELTDTFGNTVTQTHIDAYGTRAAAKAS, from the coding sequence ATGAACGATTCCTCGAACTCCCCCGCCCCGGCGACCTCCACCACCACGCGGCGGCGCGTGCTGCGCGGACTCGCCGTCACCACGGCCGCGACCGCCGCCCTCTGCATCCCGGCGGCCGCCTCCGCCACTCCCGCCACTCCCGGCGCGCGTCGCCCGAAGGCGGGTGCCACGTCCGCGACGTACACGCTGACGCTGGTCCACCGCAGCCGTACGGGCGCGCCGACCTCCTCTTTCCGCACCCAGCTCACCGCGCTGTCCGGACCTGACGCCGGGACGAGTCTGCTGGCCCCGGAGGCCGCCTCCGGCACCGTCACCGTCCAGGTGCCGGCAGGCCGTTACCTGCTGGACAGCACCATCTCCACCAAGGAGACGGACGACACCGAACACCGGGGCATCGACTGGCTGGTGCAGCCCCGCCTGGACGTGGACCGCGACGCGACGATCGTGCTCGACGCCCGCACCACCCACCCGGTGGACATCCGGCCGCCGGTCGCGGACGCCGAGTTCGAGACCTGCGGGGCGTTCATCGAGGTCACGTACGAGGGGACGACGGGGTTCGCGAACCTGGTGTCCTACACGCCGGACACGCGGCTCGCGCACCTGGGCCCGGCCACCGAGTCCGGCGCGGTCCGGACCTGGGTCGACGCGTACTGGAACCGGACGGTCGGGACCTGCATCCTCGGCTACACCTTCCGGACCGACCGGGCGCTGGACGGTCTGGTCCGGCATCCGGCGCCCGGGGACCTCACCACCCTGGTCGTGCGGGCGGCGCCGGGCGAGCCGGGAGCGGGCGCGGCGACCCTGGACGTCTCCCCGTCGTCCGGCCCCTCCCCCTCGATCGCCCGGGCGCTGACGCCGCCCGACAGCCTGACGTACCTGGTCACGCCCGAACGCGGGCCCTTCGACCTCGTGTACGCCTCCTCGGCCGAGCCCGAGAAGACCCCGAACATCTACTACGCGCTCGGGGTCGGGCTCACGGCCGGCACCACCAAGGTGGTCACCTTCGACACCCCGGTCTTCGGGCCCGCCCTGGACTCCTCGCCCGGCGCCCGGTCCGCCGCGCAGCGCACCGGCAACGCCCTCGACGTGACGGTGCCGCTGCTCGCCGACGGCGACGGCCACCGGCCGTCCGCCCCGCTGTTCACCGCCGCCACCACGACGCTGTACCGCGACGGCGCGCTCGTCGGCACCCGGCGCGGCACGCCCGGGCAGGGCTCGTTCACGCTCCCGTCGGGGCGCGCCACCTATCTGCTGACGGCGACCGCCACGCGGCCGCGCGGAAGTGTCACGGCGGCCTGGACGTTCACGTCCGCCAAGACGACCACGGCCACCGAACTGCCGCTCAGCGCCGTCCGGTTCAGCCCGGAGCTCGGGATCGACGGCACGGCTCCGGCGCGTACCGCGAGCACGGTGGGGGTGACGGTGCTCGGCGCGGCCGAGCGGTCGGGGGTGCGGTCGCTGGTGGTGTCGGTGTCAACTGACCAAGGGGCTTCCTGGACGGCGGTGCCGGTGACCGGCGGGCGGATCGCGTTCACGACGCCCGGGGACGGCGGGGCGGTGTCGCTCCGGGCGGAGCTGACCGACACGTTCGGCAACACCGTCACGCAGACGCACATCGACGCGTACGGGACGAGGGCCGCGGCCAAGGCCTCCTGA
- a CDS encoding integral membrane protein (Integral membrane protein [Streptomyces fulvissimus DSM40593];~P-aminobenzoate N-oxygenase AurF; pfam11583;~UniProt-pubmed:16956972; UniProt-pubmed:17369815; UniProt-pubmed:21463507; UniProt-pubmed:18375553; UniProt-pubmed:20567260; UniProt-pubmed:17030794; UniProt-pubmed:18723615;~identified by MetaGeneAnnotator; putative): MASSTVRPADQDRDRDRDRDREQHPDQDRRPERDAARRLLDSSARLSYDPATEVDWDTPLDQDFHGMSPEWCSLYGTGYWQEMTEAQRKELTRQEAASVASTGIWFEMILQQMVLRDMYAKDPTDPRFQWALTEIADECRHSIMFGRAAAKLGAPAYRPPRPVLELGRLFKTVAVGEAAYASILVAEEVLDVMQRDWMRDERVVPFIRTINNIHVVEESRHMKFAREETRARLRAAGPLRRRVQALVVSIASYFIVTSMIHRDVYANAGLDVERALAEAKANEHHKSLMRSSCAGLMEFLSSAGLLTRPAVAVFRRAHLI; this comes from the coding sequence ATGGCCAGCAGCACCGTCCGCCCGGCGGACCAGGACCGGGACCGGGACCGGGACCGGGACCGGGAGCAGCACCCGGACCAGGACCGGCGGCCCGAGCGCGACGCGGCTCGCCGGCTGCTCGACTCCTCGGCCCGGCTCTCCTACGACCCCGCCACCGAGGTCGACTGGGACACCCCGCTCGATCAGGACTTCCACGGCATGAGCCCCGAGTGGTGCAGCCTCTACGGCACCGGCTACTGGCAGGAGATGACGGAGGCACAGCGCAAGGAGCTGACCCGGCAGGAGGCCGCCTCCGTGGCCAGCACGGGCATCTGGTTCGAGATGATCCTCCAACAGATGGTGCTGCGCGACATGTACGCCAAGGACCCGACCGATCCGCGGTTCCAGTGGGCGCTGACGGAGATCGCCGACGAGTGCCGGCACTCGATCATGTTCGGCCGGGCCGCCGCGAAGCTCGGCGCGCCCGCCTACCGCCCGCCGCGCCCCGTCCTCGAACTCGGCCGCCTTTTCAAGACCGTCGCGGTCGGCGAAGCCGCGTACGCCTCGATCCTCGTCGCCGAGGAGGTCCTGGACGTGATGCAGCGCGACTGGATGCGCGACGAGCGGGTGGTCCCCTTCATCCGGACCATCAACAACATCCATGTCGTGGAGGAATCACGGCACATGAAGTTCGCCCGCGAGGAGACCCGCGCCCGGCTGCGCGCGGCCGGTCCGCTGCGCCGCCGCGTCCAGGCGCTGGTGGTCTCGATCGCCTCGTACTTCATCGTCACCAGCATGATCCACCGCGACGTGTACGCGAACGCCGGACTCGACGTCGAGCGCGCCCTCGCGGAGGCGAAGGCCAACGAGCACCACAAGTCACTGATGCGGTCGAGCTGCGCGGGCCTGATGGAGTTCCTGTCCTCGGCGGGGCTGCTGACCCGGCCCGCCGTCGCCGTCTTCCGGCGCGCCCACCTCATCTGA
- a CDS encoding hypothetical protein (Uncharacterized protein conserved in bacteria [Function unknown];~identified by MetaGeneAnnotator; putative;~predicted protein [Streptomyces ghanaensis ATCC14672]) has protein sequence MSGGGENALMIDTADTADTPNGADGAHRAGDAEVLAVEAAIAGELRLLEPAVRSSGTEARKLFDPEFTEVGSSGRRWTYEEMLAELPGFDDAQPDGPRIEASAMRGVLLAPGLVHLTYETVFEGRRARRSSLWRQDENGAWRMYYHQGTPVPEG, from the coding sequence ATGTCCGGGGGCGGAGAGAATGCGCTCATGATCGACACCGCAGACACTGCAGACACCCCGAACGGCGCGGACGGCGCGCACCGCGCGGGCGACGCCGAAGTCCTCGCGGTCGAGGCCGCCATCGCCGGTGAACTCCGCCTCCTGGAGCCCGCCGTGCGGTCCAGCGGGACCGAGGCCCGGAAGCTGTTCGATCCCGAGTTCACCGAGGTCGGCTCCTCGGGGCGGCGCTGGACGTACGAGGAGATGCTGGCCGAGCTTCCCGGGTTCGACGACGCCCAGCCGGACGGTCCGCGCATCGAGGCGTCCGCGATGCGCGGCGTCCTGCTCGCACCCGGCCTCGTCCATCTGACGTACGAGACCGTCTTCGAGGGGCGGCGGGCGCGCCGCAGTTCCCTCTGGCGCCAGGACGAGAACGGCGCCTGGCGGATGTACTACCACCAGGGCACCCCGGTTCCGGAGGGCTGA
- a CDS encoding ECF subfamily RNA polymerase sigma-24 subunit (DNA binding residues [nucleotide binding];~ECF subfamily RNA polymerase sigma-24 subunit [Streptosporangium roseum DSM43021];~KEGG: scl:sce6834 ECF family RNA polymerase sigma factor;~RNA polymerase sigma factor SigJ; Provisional;~Sigma-70 region 2; pfam04542;~Sigma70, region (SR) 4 refers to the most C-terminal of four conserved domains foundin Escherichia coli (Ec) sigma70, the main housekeeping sigma, and related sigma-factors (SFs). A SF isa dissociable subunit of RNA polymerase, it directs bacterial or...; cd06171;~identified by MetaGeneAnnotator; putative) — MDDGELLIRRFEQDRPRLRAVAYRMLGSLAEADDALQEAWLRAEAAGLAGVENPGGWLTTIVSRVCLNMLRSRDRRREDSPDDRPTEPGADDGSSGTDPEEEAMTADSVGVALLVVLDTLGPAERLAFVLHDLFAVPFEDIAPMLERTPAAVRQLASRARRRVRGGAPGPGTGAAGTDAPRRRQVVTAFLAATRGGDFEALVSLLHPDVVLHADRWVVPTPEPIVVAGGRAVAEGALAAMGRASFTGLALLDGAMGLVMAPAGRLRLVLAFEMTDGLIAAIEVVAAPERLAALEVGVPE; from the coding sequence ATGGACGACGGTGAGCTGCTGATCCGGCGGTTCGAACAGGACCGGCCGCGTCTGCGGGCGGTCGCCTACCGCATGCTCGGCTCGCTCGCCGAGGCCGACGACGCCCTCCAGGAGGCGTGGCTGCGGGCCGAAGCCGCCGGTCTCGCGGGCGTCGAGAACCCCGGTGGCTGGCTCACCACCATCGTGTCGAGGGTCTGCCTCAACATGCTGCGGTCCCGTGACCGCCGCCGCGAGGACTCCCCCGACGACCGGCCGACCGAACCCGGCGCCGATGACGGGTCCTCGGGGACCGACCCCGAGGAAGAGGCGATGACGGCCGACTCCGTCGGCGTCGCCCTGCTCGTCGTCCTCGACACCCTGGGCCCCGCCGAACGCCTCGCCTTCGTCCTGCACGACCTGTTCGCCGTCCCCTTCGAGGACATCGCCCCGATGCTGGAGCGCACCCCGGCCGCCGTACGGCAGCTCGCCAGCCGCGCCCGCCGCCGGGTGCGGGGTGGCGCTCCCGGGCCGGGGACCGGGGCCGCCGGGACGGACGCGCCGCGGCGGCGCCAGGTGGTGACGGCCTTCCTGGCCGCCACCCGGGGCGGCGACTTCGAGGCGCTGGTCTCCCTCCTCCACCCCGACGTCGTGCTGCACGCCGACCGGTGGGTCGTGCCGACCCCCGAGCCGATCGTCGTGGCCGGCGGCCGGGCCGTCGCCGAGGGCGCCCTGGCCGCGATGGGCCGGGCCAGCTTCACCGGGCTGGCGCTCCTCGACGGCGCGATGGGCCTCGTGATGGCTCCGGCGGGCCGGCTCCGGCTGGTGCTGGCCTTCGAGATGACGGACGGTCTGATCGCCGCCATCGAGGTCGTCGCCGCGCCGGAGCGGCTGGCCGCGCTGGAGGTCGGCGTCCCCGAGTGA
- a CDS encoding 50S ribosomal protein L33 (50S ribosomal protein L33 [Streptomyces hygroscopicus subsp. jinggangensis TL01];~50S ribosomal protein L33; Validated; PRK00595;~identified by MetaGeneAnnotator; putative) gives MPRSTQRPVITLRSTAGTGVTYVTRKNRRNDPDRLVLRKFDPVAGAHVAFREQR, from the coding sequence ATGCCCCGTAGTACCCAGCGCCCCGTGATCACCCTCCGGTCGACGGCGGGCACCGGCGTCACCTATGTGACGCGCAAGAACCGCCGGAACGACCCCGACCGTCTCGTCCTGCGCAAGTTCGACCCGGTCGCCGGCGCCCACGTCGCGTTCCGCGAGCAGCGCTGA
- a CDS encoding lysR family transcriptional regulator (Bacterial regulatory helix-turn-helix protein, lysR family; pfam00126;~LysR family transcriptional regulator [Streptomyces venezuelae ATCC10712];~The C-terminal substrate binding domain of LysR-type transcriptional regulators involved in the catabolism of aromatic compounds and that of other related regulators, contains type 2 periplasmic binding fold; cd08414;~Transcriptional regulator [Transcription]; COG0583;~dimerization interface [polypeptide binding];~identified by MetaGeneAnnotator; putative;~substrate binding pocket [chemical binding]): MNLELRHLKTIRAIADAGSLTRAATALGLAQPALSAQLKRIERALGGMLFERGRDGVRATALGDLILGRARVVLPAVSELQEEAVRFAREGALGHRLGGTHGPLLGGLVDRLARSGPGAPVTTYTSWSEREIAGGVVAGRLDFALVGVCGESSPPEAGRLAWTEVARDPVYVMLAEGHPLASRSEIALAELSGEAWTDVPGDGCFGDCFAAACVRAGFLPGCVYETDTTSCVHLVQVGRAVGLCRATFPATPGLVTRPLAGTPLIWRHLLGWHPEGRAASRAPDVLAHARTAHAEALARSAARTPATSAAIPAATPAAASNAASAALAPGLRPVRPPAGS, from the coding sequence ATGAATCTGGAGCTGAGGCACCTCAAAACGATCCGGGCCATCGCGGACGCCGGCAGCCTCACCCGGGCCGCCACCGCCCTGGGGCTCGCCCAGCCCGCCCTCAGCGCCCAGCTCAAGCGCATCGAACGGGCCCTGGGCGGGATGCTGTTCGAGCGCGGCCGTGACGGCGTACGGGCCACCGCGCTCGGCGACCTCATCCTGGGCCGGGCCCGTGTCGTGCTGCCCGCCGTCAGCGAACTCCAGGAGGAGGCCGTGCGGTTCGCCCGCGAGGGCGCGCTCGGCCACCGCCTCGGCGGCACTCACGGGCCGCTCCTCGGCGGTCTCGTCGACCGGCTCGCCCGCTCCGGCCCCGGCGCCCCGGTCACCACCTACACCTCCTGGTCGGAACGCGAGATCGCGGGCGGGGTCGTGGCCGGCCGACTGGACTTCGCCCTGGTCGGGGTGTGCGGCGAGAGCAGCCCGCCCGAGGCGGGGCGGCTCGCCTGGACCGAGGTCGCCCGCGACCCGGTCTACGTGATGCTCGCCGAAGGCCATCCGCTCGCCTCCCGGTCCGAGATCGCCCTCGCCGAACTCTCCGGCGAGGCGTGGACCGACGTCCCCGGCGACGGCTGTTTCGGCGACTGTTTCGCCGCCGCCTGCGTCCGGGCCGGCTTCCTGCCCGGCTGCGTGTACGAGACGGACACCACCTCCTGCGTCCATCTGGTGCAGGTGGGCCGGGCCGTCGGTCTGTGCCGGGCCACCTTCCCCGCCACCCCCGGCCTGGTCACCCGCCCGCTCGCGGGCACCCCGCTGATCTGGCGCCATCTGCTCGGCTGGCATCCGGAGGGCCGCGCCGCGAGCCGTGCCCCCGATGTCCTCGCGCACGCCCGGACGGCCCACGCCGAGGCCCTGGCCCGCAGCGCCGCCCGTACCCCCGCCACGTCGGCGGCCATTCCGGCGGCTACTCCGGCGGCCGCTTCGAACGCCGCTTCGGCCGCCCTCGCTCCCGGGCTCCGGCCGGTCCGGCCGCCCGCCGGGTCATAA
- a CDS encoding serine-threonine kinase-like protein (identified by MetaGeneAnnotator; putative;~sequence version:1), with protein MVPGETRDVRDSVRGGSVHLGLVIVKGLSPEDSPNTYLALDVAVWRHGAPSGPGGG; from the coding sequence ATGGTGCCGGGCGAGACCCGGGATGTCCGTGATTCCGTACGGGGAGGTTCCGTCCACCTGGGTCTGGTCATCGTGAAGGGCCTCTCGCCGGAGGACTCGCCCAACACATACCTGGCCCTCGACGTGGCGGTGTGGCGGCACGGCGCGCCGTCGGGTCCGGGCGGCGGCTGA